The following coding sequences lie in one Stegostoma tigrinum isolate sSteTig4 chromosome 31, sSteTig4.hap1, whole genome shotgun sequence genomic window:
- the LOC125466279 gene encoding junction plakoglobin-like, which translates to MESYDAEAVSKVTQWQSYIDSGIHSGMNTSVPSLSGKGNPEDEEILKQGSYTVTTTTYTATQIPDMEEQLASTRGQRVRAAMFPETLETGTRILSTQIDPGQETNVQKLSESSQMLKAAIVQLINYQDDAELATRAIPELTKLLNDEDQVIVSKATMIVNQLSKKDASCRALEQSPQMVAAVVRTMQNTSDMETVRCAAGILHNFSHHRDGMLAIFKSGGIPALVRMLSSPVESILFYAITTLHNLLLHQEGAKMAVRLADGLQKMVPLLKKNNVKFLAITTDCLQLLAYGNQESKLIILANGGPDALVHIMRTYNYEKLLWTTSRVLKVLSVCPSNKPAIVEAGGMQALGYHLGSSSPRLVQNCLWTLRNLSDAATKQEGLDPLLSTLVQLLASDDINVLTCATGILSNLTCNNARNKMVVCQVEGIEALVHTVLRAGDKEDITEPAICALRHLTSRHPDAEIAQNKVRLKYGIPGVIRLLNQPFHWPLIKATVGLVRNLALCPSNHGPLRESGVIPQLVQLLVKAHHETQRQASGGGQQQYMDGVRMDEIVEGCTGALHILARDSNNRIDITRLNTIPLFVQLLYSPVENIQRVAAGVLCELAQDREAAEEIDQEGAPAPLTEMLHSMNEGIATYAAAVLFRISEDKPQDYRKRLSVELTNTLFRNDPEAWDAAERLMVADTCHDAFLPPPENEMDRRYGNPEGELDMDQELIAPDGLYSMDRHGMLSDEPMNSYPC; encoded by the exons ATGGAGAGTTATGACGCAGAGGCTGTCAGCAAGGTGACTCAGTGGCAGAGCTACATTGATTCTGGCATTCACTCGGGAATGAACACCAGTGTCCCCTCCCTAAGTGGCAAAGGCAACCCTGAAGATGAAGAAATATTGAAACAAGGAAGTTACACAGTCACGACCACCACCTACACAGCGACCCAGATACCAG ATATGGAAGAGCAACTGGCCTCCACCCGTGGGCAACGTGTGCGTGCTGCCATGTTCCCAGAAACCCTGGAGACTGGCACCCGTATCCTGTCCACCCAGATAGACCCTGGTCAGGAGACGAATGTGCAGAAACTGTCAGAATCCTCGCAGATGCTGAAAGCTGCCATTGTACAGCTCATCAATTACCAAGATGATGCAGAGCTTGCCACGCGGGCTATTCCTGAACTCACCAAACTTCTCAATGATGAGGACCAG GTTATTGTCAGCAAGGCAACCATGATAGTGAACCAGCTGTCAAAGAAAGATGCTTCATGCCGAGCTCTGGAGCAGTCACCCCAGATGGTTGCAGCAGTTGTCCGTACCATGCAGAATACAAGCGACATGGAAACAGTTCGCTGTGCAGCTGGCATCTTGCACAACTTCTCTCATCACCGTGACGGCATGCTCGCCATCTTCAAATCAGGCGGGATCCCTGCACTAGTCAGGATGCTCAG CTCTCCTGTTGAATCCATCCTGTTCTATGCCATTACAACCCTCCACAATCTGCTTCTGCACCAAGAGGGGGCAAAGATGGCGGTCCGTTTGGCTGATGGCCTCCAGAAGATGGTTCCTCTGTTGAAGAAGAATAATGTGAAGTTTCTCGCCATCACCACGGATTGCCTGCAACTGCTGGCTTACGGCAACCAGGAGAGCAAG CTGATTATCCTGGCTAATGGAGGCCCTGATGCCCTTGTTCATATCATGAGGACCTACAATTACGAGAAGCTGCTGTGGACCACAAGCCGTGTCTTGAAAGTTTTGTCCGTCTGTCCAAGCAACAAGCCGGCAATCGTGGAAGCTG GTGGGATGCAGGCTCTGGGTTATCACCTGGGCAGCTCCAGCCCCAGGCTGGTCCAGAACTGTCTCTGGACGCTGAGGAATCTATCTGATGCAGCAACAAAGCAG GAAGGATTAGATCCTCTTCTGTCCACACTAGTTCAGCTGTTGGCTTCAGATGACATTAATGTGTTGACCTGTGCTACTGGTATTCTTTCGAATCTGACCTGCAATAATGCCAGGAACAAGATGGTGGTCTGCCAGGTGGAAGGCATTGAGGCCCTGGTCCACACAGTACTGAGAGCAGGTGACAAGGAGGACATCACTGAACCAGCTATCTGTGCTCTCCGCCACCTCACCAGCCGACACCCTGATGCTGAGATTGCCCAGAATAAAGTGCGCTTAAAGTATGGTATCCCTGGAGTTATCAGGCTTCTGAATCAGCCCTTCCACTGGCCACTGATCAAG GCCACTGTTGGATTGGTTCGTAACCTGGCACTGTGTCCTTCTAACCATGGTCCTCTCCGTGAGAGTGGTGTCATTCCTCAACTTGTCCAGCTCTTGGTGAAAGCTCACCATGAAACACAGCGTCAAGCTTCTGGAGGTGGACAGCAGCAATACATG GATGGAGTACGAATGGATGAGATTGTTGAAGGCTGCACTGGAGCACTGCACATTCTGGCTCGGGATTCCAACAACCGTATTGACATCACTCGGCTAAACACAATCCCACTGTTTGTTCAG CTCCTGTACTCTCCAGTTGAGAATATCCAGCGTGTTGCTGCTGGGGTTCTCTGTGAACTTGCACAGGACCGAGAAGCAGCAGAGGAGATAGATCAAGAGGGAGCCCCAGCACCCCTCACTGAAATGTTACACTCCATGAATGAGGGAATAG CCACCTATGCTGCTGCGGTGCTATTCCGGATATCAGAAGACAAACCTCAGGATTACCGGAAACGACTGTCTGTTGAATTGACCAACACCCTGTTTCGAAATGACCCAGAGGCCTGGGATGCT GCTGAGCGGCTGATGGTTGCAGATACCTGTCATGATG CATTCCTCCCTCCTCCTGAGAATGAAATGGACCGGCGCTATGGAAATCCAGAGGGTGAGTTGGATATGGACCAAGAGTTGATTGCTCCTGATGGACTGTACTCAATGGACAGACATGGGATGTTGTCGGATGAGCCAATGAATTCGTATCCATGCTAG